TTGAGCTAATGGCGAAATACAGAGATCATCCAAGTGGCGAATGGGTATTTTATCCCCGCCTTGAGAAGGACGATGTTGAACACGAATACTGGAGCAGCAAGAAAATGGCTCATCAGGCCTTTGTCGACGATCGCAAAGGACGAGTAGTTGTGCTAATGGACGGCGATAAATACGACAAGTTCTTGGAAACGGTTCGTGAGCGAAAGGGAAACATCTGGGCTTCGTCAGTTGATGAAGCTATGCACGAGGCCATAGATGACTGGATTGCAAAAGAGGAGGAGGACTAAACATGGCAGAAAGACTACAGGAGTTCTTCAAATTCTTTATGCACCAAGTCAACGAGAAAGACAACCTCAAAGATCGAGTAAAGGAATGGGTAGGTCCCTATGATGGGAAGATACTGCAGGTGTACACACCCGAGGCTGGACCACAGTACATCGTAGTAACGAAGGACGGCATGGAGCTCCGTGAAGGGGAATATCCCAGTCCTGATGTCATCTACAAAGCTGATGCCGAGGTTCTCCTGGGTATCTTTACGGGTGATATTGACTTCAGGCAAGCGATGAAAGATGGGCGGCTAGAAGTAATAGGAAATGCCCATGAAAGCGAGCCGCTTGCGAATCTGATCCTCGAAGCCATGACGAGCGCAATGTAGGGGGGCATGTCGTTGGAAGTCAACAAGATTGCGATAATCGGTTCAGGTCTAATGGGCTCCGGTATTGCCTATGTGTCAGCGTGGCACGGCTTTGATGTGCACTTGGTGGACATCGAGCAGGAAGCTCTCGATAAGGCGATGGAACGAATTCGCAGTGACGTCATGACCGGTGTCGATAAGGGAAAGATGTCCCTTTCCGAGGCTCAGAATTTGATGGGACGTATTGATCATACTACTGATACAGAAGAGGCTGTCAAAGACGCTGACCTAGTCATCGAGGCTATATTCGAGAATATGGATGTCAAGAAGCAGGTCTTTTCTGACGTCGATTCTCTTGCCCCTAACCACACAATTCTGGCAACTAATACGTCCTCTCTCAGTATCAATGAGATTGCCAGCGCTACAGAGCGGCCAGAGAAATTCATCGGTATGCACTATTTTTCGCCTGTTGCTGCCATGAAGCTACTGGAGGTTGTGATAGGGGACAAAACAAGCGAAGAAACCATTGAAACAGCAATAGCGGTTGGTAAGAAGCAAGGCAAGCAGCCTGTCACTGCAAAAGATAGCCCTGGTTTCATCGTGAACCGAATACTCATGCCGGTGCTTCGGGAGGCCATTCTTTTGGAGGAAAATAGTGTAGCCACAAAAGAGGAAATCGACAACGCCATGACGACTATAGGCAAGTTTCCAGCTGGGCCTTTTGCTCTGGGCGACTTCGTAGGCCTCGATATCGCGTACCACACAATGGATACACTGTATCGCGAGCTTGGAGATTGTTTCAAGCCGCCTGACAGTCTAAAGGAATTGGTTGACGCAGGCCATCTGGGAACCAAAACTCAACAAGGCTTCTATGATTACTCTGGCAAGTCGGAGGAGGAAGAGGAGCCGAAGGGTGCTGACTCCGAATGGTTAGTCAAGAGGATTAGGGTGCCCGTGATTCGGGAAGCAATGATTCTCGTAGATGAAGGGATTGCATCAAAGGAAGATATCGATAAAGCCATGAAGTTGG
The nucleotide sequence above comes from Candidatus Thorarchaeota archaeon. Encoded proteins:
- a CDS encoding SCP2 sterol-binding domain-containing protein produces the protein MAERLQEFFKFFMHQVNEKDNLKDRVKEWVGPYDGKILQVYTPEAGPQYIVVTKDGMELREGEYPSPDVIYKADAEVLLGIFTGDIDFRQAMKDGRLEVIGNAHESEPLANLILEAMTSAM